Proteins encoded within one genomic window of Dromaius novaehollandiae isolate bDroNov1 chromosome 7, bDroNov1.hap1, whole genome shotgun sequence:
- the ANKZF1 gene encoding tRNA endonuclease ANKZF1 isoform X2, translating to MWRTAAEGASGAGRGGCRRAGQRHVSGGSRAGAATMPALESRSIFEASQDPTFLCGLSLVTGFSVDSSVTDPGPINHEKPAVASGEERARGVPKVPDRMYCSTCAQAFDSREEQTEHYHLDWHRFNLKQRLLGHQTLPAEGFEEKTCAGDVSSISGSDSESSNSSSESESLPPASDGPATHQVPRSHKVLFRNAKGELISAYRCVLGSGKGDSEEPAELVASLQSLSASTCWVVLMMGGGHFAGAVFQGPQVQEHKTFHRYTVRARRGTSQCLRDAQTPAAAPRSAGASLRRYNEAALLKDIQDLLAGWAHHLQEAQRIFLRAPRHNRSLLFGGRNPPLTRGDTRVYHIPLSTRRATLREVLRVHAVLASLQVYGKDTPLEDITGSPRKSWQKGQRVAVADPLREDRSAPALSPPSAPEEEEEEDSLRGELETVEVTLGTLDLQEFEVMPKRNRKRKRKRDKKVEKGPCAEETGSPELSTEPQGQAGAEPLSWENGGDPQTQLRDALFTACKTGDEGTLRHLLGVPESGSPPGDSEGGKEAVPCSLLNQPVDERGYTLLHVAARAGKAEAVYLLLEAGADPALSIPASCSCWTSLGGSLGSQPSRAQAARLQG from the exons ATGTGGCGTACAGCAGCTGAGGGCGCttccggggcgggccgggggggctgtcGGCGGGCCGGGCAGCGGCATGTGAGTGGCGGTTCGCGGGCCG GAGCAGCAACGATGCCAGCCCTGGAGAGCAGATCCATTTTTGAGGCTTCCCAGGACCCCACCTTCCTGTGTGGGCTGTCCCTTGTCACTGGATTTTCAGTGGATTCATCAGTCACGGACCCAGGGCCCATAAACCATG aGAAACCTGCAGTTGCCAGTGGTGAGGAGAGAGCCCGGGGGGTCCCCAAGGTACCCGACCGGATGTACTGCTCAACTTGCGCACAGGCGTTCGACAGCCGGGAGGAGCAG ACTGAGCACTACCATCTTGACTGGCACCGTTTCAACTTGAAGCAGCGGCTGCTGGGGCACCAGACACTGCCGGCAGAGGGATTCGAGGAGAAGACCTGCGCAG GTGATGTTTCTAGCATCTCAGGATCTGATTCGGAGAGCTCCAATTCGAGCAGTGAGTCAGAGTCGCTGCCCCCTGCCAGCGATGGTCCTGCGACCCACCAGGTCCCCCGCTCCCACAAGGTGCTTTTCAGGAACGCGAAGGGCGAACTCATCTCTGCCTACCGCTGTGTGCTGGGCTCTGGAAAG GGTGACAGCGaggagccagcagagctggtggcATCGCTCCAGAGCCTCAGTGCGAGCACGTGCTGGGTTGTGCTGATGATGGGTGGCGGACACTTCGCAGGAGCTGTCTTCCAGGG CCCCCAGGTGCAGGAGCACAAGACCTTCCACCGCTACACAGTGCGAGCCCGGCGGGGCACATCCCAGTGCCTGCGGGATGCCCAGaccccagctgcagcacccagGTCAGCCGGAGCCTCGCTGCGACGTTACAATGAGGCTGCGCTGCTCAAG gaCATCCAGGACCTGCTGGCAGGCTGGGCGCACCACTTGCAGGAAGCCCAGCGCATCTTCCTCCGGGCCCCCCGCCACAACCGGTCGCTGCTCTTTGGTGGCAGGAACCCACCTCTTACCCGGGGTGACACCCGCGTCTACCACATCCCCCTCAGCACCCGCAGGGCCACCCTGCGGGAGGTGCTGCGAGTCCATGCCGTGCTGGCCAGCCTGCAGGTATACG GGAAGGACACGCCACTGGAAGACATCACTGGGTCCCCCCGGAAGAGCTGGCAGAAGGGGCAGCGGGTGGCAGTAGCGGATCCTCTGCGGGAGGACAGGAGTG cccctgccctgtcACCCCCCTCAGCCccggaggaggaagaggaggaggacagccTGAGAGGGGAGCTGGAGACTGTGGAGGTTACATTGGGAACCTTGGACCTCCAGGAGTTTGAAGTGATGCCCAAGCGAAACcgcaagaggaagaggaagagggacaAGAAGGTGGAGAAAG GGCCCTGTGCTGAGGAGACGGGAAGCCCGGAGCTGTCGACAGAGCCACAGGGGCAGGCTGGGGCTGAGCCCCTTTCCTGGGAAAATGGAG GAGACCCCCAGACCCAGCTCCGCGATGCCCTGTTCACAGCCTGCAAGACGGGGGATGAGGGCACCCTGCGGCATCTCCTGGGTGTGCCAGAGAGCGGGAGCCCGCCAGGGGACAGCGAGGGTGGGAAGGAGGctgtgccctgctccctgctcaaCCAGCCTGTGGATGAGCGTGGCTACACCCTGCTGCACGTGGCAGCACGTGCAGGGAAGGCCGAGGCCGTGTACCTGTTGCTGGAGGCAGGAGCTGACCCTGCGCTCAG TAtcccagcctcctgctcctgTTGGACATCtcttggggggtccctgggctcgcagcccagcagggcaCAGGCAGCAAGACTGCAGGGCTGA
- the ANKZF1 gene encoding tRNA endonuclease ANKZF1 isoform X1: MWRTAAEGASGAGRGGCRRAGQRHVSGGSRAGAATMPALESRSIFEASQDPTFLCGLSLVTGFSVDSSVTDPGPINHEKPAVASGEERARGVPKVPDRMYCSTCAQAFDSREEQTEHYHLDWHRFNLKQRLLGHQTLPAEGFEEKTCAGDVSSISGSDSESSNSSSESESLPPASDGPATHQVPRSHKVLFRNAKGELISAYRCVLGSGKGDSEEPAELVASLQSLSASTCWVVLMMGGGHFAGAVFQGPQVQEHKTFHRYTVRARRGTSQCLRDAQTPAAAPRSAGASLRRYNEAALLKDIQDLLAGWAHHLQEAQRIFLRAPRHNRSLLFGGRNPPLTRGDTRVYHIPLSTRRATLREVLRVHAVLASLQVYGKDTPLEDITGSPRKSWQKGQRVAVADPLREDRSAPALSPPSAPEEEEEEDSLRGELETVEVTLGTLDLQEFEVMPKRNRKRKRKRDKKVEKGPCAEETGSPELSTEPQGQAGAEPLSWENGGDPQTQLRDALFTACKTGDEGTLRHLLGVPESGSPPGDSEGGKEAVPCSLLNQPVDERGYTLLHVAARAGKAEAVYLLLEAGADPALRDRQEQPPYCVSADKPTRNAFRKFVVDHPDKYDYSRAKVPGPLTPEMEAKKLEKKRAQKAQRKQREQARREERQRWEQEQDEKQRFAALSDREKRALAAERRLAAQLQDAGTTLANTSRCWHCGESLLGQIPFHYLDFSFCSTACLQTHRRARASHT; the protein is encoded by the exons ATGTGGCGTACAGCAGCTGAGGGCGCttccggggcgggccgggggggctgtcGGCGGGCCGGGCAGCGGCATGTGAGTGGCGGTTCGCGGGCCG GAGCAGCAACGATGCCAGCCCTGGAGAGCAGATCCATTTTTGAGGCTTCCCAGGACCCCACCTTCCTGTGTGGGCTGTCCCTTGTCACTGGATTTTCAGTGGATTCATCAGTCACGGACCCAGGGCCCATAAACCATG aGAAACCTGCAGTTGCCAGTGGTGAGGAGAGAGCCCGGGGGGTCCCCAAGGTACCCGACCGGATGTACTGCTCAACTTGCGCACAGGCGTTCGACAGCCGGGAGGAGCAG ACTGAGCACTACCATCTTGACTGGCACCGTTTCAACTTGAAGCAGCGGCTGCTGGGGCACCAGACACTGCCGGCAGAGGGATTCGAGGAGAAGACCTGCGCAG GTGATGTTTCTAGCATCTCAGGATCTGATTCGGAGAGCTCCAATTCGAGCAGTGAGTCAGAGTCGCTGCCCCCTGCCAGCGATGGTCCTGCGACCCACCAGGTCCCCCGCTCCCACAAGGTGCTTTTCAGGAACGCGAAGGGCGAACTCATCTCTGCCTACCGCTGTGTGCTGGGCTCTGGAAAG GGTGACAGCGaggagccagcagagctggtggcATCGCTCCAGAGCCTCAGTGCGAGCACGTGCTGGGTTGTGCTGATGATGGGTGGCGGACACTTCGCAGGAGCTGTCTTCCAGGG CCCCCAGGTGCAGGAGCACAAGACCTTCCACCGCTACACAGTGCGAGCCCGGCGGGGCACATCCCAGTGCCTGCGGGATGCCCAGaccccagctgcagcacccagGTCAGCCGGAGCCTCGCTGCGACGTTACAATGAGGCTGCGCTGCTCAAG gaCATCCAGGACCTGCTGGCAGGCTGGGCGCACCACTTGCAGGAAGCCCAGCGCATCTTCCTCCGGGCCCCCCGCCACAACCGGTCGCTGCTCTTTGGTGGCAGGAACCCACCTCTTACCCGGGGTGACACCCGCGTCTACCACATCCCCCTCAGCACCCGCAGGGCCACCCTGCGGGAGGTGCTGCGAGTCCATGCCGTGCTGGCCAGCCTGCAGGTATACG GGAAGGACACGCCACTGGAAGACATCACTGGGTCCCCCCGGAAGAGCTGGCAGAAGGGGCAGCGGGTGGCAGTAGCGGATCCTCTGCGGGAGGACAGGAGTG cccctgccctgtcACCCCCCTCAGCCccggaggaggaagaggaggaggacagccTGAGAGGGGAGCTGGAGACTGTGGAGGTTACATTGGGAACCTTGGACCTCCAGGAGTTTGAAGTGATGCCCAAGCGAAACcgcaagaggaagaggaagagggacaAGAAGGTGGAGAAAG GGCCCTGTGCTGAGGAGACGGGAAGCCCGGAGCTGTCGACAGAGCCACAGGGGCAGGCTGGGGCTGAGCCCCTTTCCTGGGAAAATGGAG GAGACCCCCAGACCCAGCTCCGCGATGCCCTGTTCACAGCCTGCAAGACGGGGGATGAGGGCACCCTGCGGCATCTCCTGGGTGTGCCAGAGAGCGGGAGCCCGCCAGGGGACAGCGAGGGTGGGAAGGAGGctgtgccctgctccctgctcaaCCAGCCTGTGGATGAGCGTGGCTACACCCTGCTGCACGTGGCAGCACGTGCAGGGAAGGCCGAGGCCGTGTACCTGTTGCTGGAGGCAGGAGCTGACCCTGCGCTCAG AGACAGGCAGGAGCAGCCCCCCTACTGCGTCTCTGCTGACAAACCGACCCGCAACGCCTTCCGCAAGTTCGTGGTGGACCATCCTGATAAGTATGACTACAGCCGTGCCAAG GTGCCCGGGCCCCTGACACCAGAGATGGAGGCAAAGAAGCTGGAGAAGAAGCGGGCACAGAAAGCCCAGCGGAAGCAGCGGGAGCAGGCACGGAGGGAAGAGCGGCAGcgctgggagcaggagcaggacgAGAAGCAGCGGTTTGCTGCCCTATctgacagggagaag AGGGCCTTGGCTGCTGAGCGGAGgctggctgcacagctgcaggatgccgGCACAACTCTTGCTAACACCAG CCGCTGCTGGCACTGTGGGGAGTCCCTGCTGGGCCAGATCCCTTTCCACTACCTTGACTTCTCCTTCTGCTCCACGGCCTGCCTGCAAACCCACCGCCGAGCCCGGGCCAGTCACACATAG